The genomic stretch tgagatttctcgtgggcaatgattaaggtttggattaactatgttcataatgtggcctatttatagctattgaaagtggagatttggtcataattactctaaaccgttagttttaggctaaaagagtaacgatattgatttagtctattagtcaagatccaggccttatttaactcggcttcggttagatctttaatttagttatgattgtcttgattagttagtgatggatcggttagatttgggtcctatgtgagtaaatcatagggctacacctgatgttcaagtgatcaggggattcgttggcttcatacggttgattaatcagacttgtgtggttctttactagtaccacccctgtataaactaacattgagtgctaattgtcattaagtgatattacaagttaattaatagaaaaattttcaaggatttttgaaaatccaaaatagtaaaaatccaggacgttacactgatggggtaaatgttcaacacacatcacagtggggcccgcaCAGCTAGACCTCATGGAAGTTTCCATGGGGTCACCTCATGAcaacattttccatatatatatatatatatatatatatatatatatatatatgctcacacacacacccagaaccatagctcaagtggtagattgagtgaaagatacctcgtttcaacaatgaggtcttggtatcgattccctagagggggtggctaacagtgaaagtgtgaactgacagtgggtgtactaacaagctaacaaaaaaaaataaaaaaacaaaaaaaaaaaaaactagttggacggtccaactagttgagTGCTAATTAATGCTAATAAATAATGATGACGAGAAAGTTATTTCGAAGTGTAAACGAGTTGTTAGCCTGGGTGGTCCCACCATAGCATtactgagaaatccactccaaccattagatgagtCACACCATGTTGGACATAGAGATTGGAAATAATCTCAATCCGttggttaggtggaccacacaattggaaatagtgttCAATGGAAGCTCACCCTCCGAACGGTTTCCCTTGGTATAGCCTAGTTGAACCatatatgggcctgatttttggaagtCAAGACTAAAGTTTTATGTAGtatataatggttggagtggatttcacataatcatcacagtggaccctataaaaattaagggtggacgtaactctccaaattatttcccttgGTATAGCTCACTTGAGTCACAGATCGGCTTCCTTTTTTAGCTCATGGATCATCATGGGATTATACATGTAATGATCGAAGTAGATcacatacacatatatcaatatatataccataaaaaatcaaggttaAGTGTACATCCGCAATCCGTAAGTTCATCCCTAGGTTACAGTAAAAGTGATACGTTTCCAAGAGAAATAGTCGTTTAGTTAAAATTAGTTAGGCTATAATCTACTGTTAAGCATATGATAAACTTTAAAGTATTAAGTGCGTAtaaaatccaaccctttcaaCAATTTAGCCCCAACATGAGGATCATTCATTACAATGATTGTTAGTATTTATATATTAAGTGGTCCACATCATATAAAATAATAAGTATACGTTGATAACTGGTAACCATACAACTGGATATTAAGGAGTTATGAAAAAAAAGTGATTCTGATAATGATTAACCTATTAGAGggtttagatgtcatataaacatgaaaggttggaagttaatAGTGGTTAGACCTTGAtatataatccaaaccgttgaacaTGAAACTTTAAAAAAAGGACTTAGATTCAGCAGTGCTGTTTAATACCGAAGTCAGCACTAGAGGTGCTctgtggcccattataatgcatgtgttttgtccacgcggtccgtccatttttccatatcatagtgggacatgatcctaaaaatgaactagatctagactccaagtggaccacactataacaaatagtattgattgaacgctcaccattgaaaactttataaggcccattacaatgtatattttccatccaaccagctgATTTGGTCTCACAAACCTGGATGTaaggaaacacaaacatcagcttgattttaGAGGATAAACAAAAAAGAGAGTAAGACCCATAGATCATGGTGATCCACTTATGCCTTAGATATGCCtcgtttgggttcatgccctaaaataatataacaaaatggatggtcggcTTGGATAAAATCCAAAGATcatggtgtggaccccacatagccctTTCTAGGCTAAAGACTGATTTGCTTCCATACCTAAGGGATAAAGCATTAAAcaagtatattaaaaaaaaaaaaggggcattaaatgaagagagagaaaggaggagaaatatttaaaaagaaaatggaatgaTTAAAGAATTTGTACATGTGTGATATATTCGGATGATGCACGTGTCACATATCTTGAAATTTTGGTCCGTTAATTAAGTATGGTCCTTTATAAGCATGTGaatgataaaatattatttttttaatgataaataGTATGATATTATCTACAAGAAAGGTGAGTTGTTAGAAATCTATATCAATAGTCCAGATTCAACTTACATGTGTAGCTCTCGTGATGATGAttatttactaatttttagtatataaaattttattagtgAGCCCTAtttgatgaataggttggatttatgACATAAAATTCTCATCATACTTATCTAAAACTCAATGTCACGTATCCTCACATGTGGTGCATTACATATTGacgaaaataataattttttacatttaatgcacaactagttggaccaatttgaatggtCAACCTAGCTgtctgtgaaccacatcttggtaggcccaataaataattatgaatgttttaatgggagggtaagccctctcaacttgtgtatgtcgtgtggcccacacagcttgcCTCGTAGgaagtgcatatatatatatatatatatatatatagcttatcAGGTGGTAATGACCTTGTAAACAGTTTGAATGGCACATAAATATTACTTTGGATCTCAAAAAGGCTTTCCCAGTAGACATTTCcctcttcacttttttttttatttattgaaaggttcacttgagttttaaatctatctcatttttaggctcatgtcacaCTCATACATAAGAATTGCGTGAGCTCAGAAATAAGTCAAATAAAAATCAAAGTTAGattcagaaaaagaaaaataaaaatacctaTCATGATAGACATCCCTACAGTCTACCGTAACGTTCATATGCCATATAAACCGTTCTTGAAATCATTCCTAATGAAATGGActtaaatattagcctgatttaaaGCTTTTATAACCcccgaatatttcaatggtgggtttcAATCCTCACTCTTTCTTATcatgtggcacacttgagttttatatatacctcatttttgggctcatataccATCATGATCtggtaaaactgatggacagagtagatttcataCAAAAATCATGGGGGACCATAGGAGCTTCTTTCTACAGTCCATGCAGGTGAGGCACggcttttggtgatccaaactgcTTGGGTTTCATGTTGGCAAGTGATATTGTTGTAAATAAAGTCTCTAATATGGAAGATCGTTACCCATCCTTGCTGTGACCTACATGCAAGATTGAGTGAAAAATCCTAAATCAGTGGTTCTCATTCATTTGATAAATGTAAAATGGCGTTTGGCTGTTGATAATTTAAAATATAGAAGTGTGGTACACCTGAAGAGTGGATGTAGCTTATTTTTGTACAAGATAATCCTGATGATGGGGCCAACTTATTCAAAAGGTTGGATGTTGTACACGCAAGAAGGTCGGAAGTTATCCTTGGGTAGATGATTACTTATGGTCCAACACATATGGACCACAAGTTCTGATCCACCCAACAGATAACTTCTAATATATTATTGGATGAAACATCCAATCCTTTTCAGTAGGTTGGAACTGCTACAAGGATTGAGTAGTGATAAATGAACCCCatttactcatcaggtgggccacgtcacatAAAATGACTTCTAACCCtttatacaagtgtggtccaattgataagCATATGTAGATGATTTTTATATAGGTTAATCCTTATAATAGGTTATACctattgaatgggttggatatcGCATGTATATGAAAGATCAGTAGTTATTCATTACGTGGACCGTGACTTGTATAGTCAAACAAGGTGGACTTGAGATTTACGGATTGCATGGAGACCCAACTGCCCTAaggtatgtatgtgtttcatccataccgtccattcgtcTAGATAGATCTTTTCATGttatgaacctaaaaataaggcagatccaaatcgaaagtggaccacaccaccggaaagatgggattgaacacctaccgttgaaaacttcttgaggaccATAGAAGTGATGGATcatggtgatatttgtgttttcccttcatccaggtctgtatgaccttatgaacatgttagatggaaaataaacttcatggtgggtcctacgaaggtttcaacggtgaatgtcattatcgcactgtttcctgtggtgttgtccacttgaactttggatacttcaattttgggctcatgccctaaattgagctataaaaatagatggacggaatggataaaccacctacatcacagtgggccccacagagtcgtgTCAGGAGGGATATCCCAGGTGACGGTCTCAGGCAATCCGCTCCGGACTTGAGACCTTCTTTTAAATAAAGACAATGACCGGGTCTTCAACTCGACCCGATCCGATCGGATACCGAGTCTCGAGAGTACGGAGCCTATAAGAGGCCTTCTAAATAAGGGAGGGAATGGCCCGGGTAGCCCATCAGACCTGATGAGCCCGCTTGCTTTGGGCTGGctcatgggctgggcttgggccttgTATGCATGGCCTGATCAATTTCTGGGTTAGCCTTGGCTCGTCATTTTAGCTCAACCCCACCCGGCCCAACCCTTCTGGCCGGACTTTATATGTGTTATGTCATACAAATATGTTATTCTAATACTCGGTTAGAACTCAGGCAACTCAAATCacgaatccaaaccattggtttcattcctctCAAATGTCTAATTCCTTATGCATGTGTAGCCTACTCGATGAATGAACATATTACGAAAATTCAAGCCGTTAAGAGGGATTTTACCAATTTTCGGGTCCGTCGGGTTAGGTCAAGCTGGGTCAGGCCAAAGCCACCCAAAATTTTCCAAGCTCAAGCTTGGGACCACTGTGCTAGGTAGGGTTATCATCGATGCGGGTCCCATGGTATCCATACTTGGGgtaattgggttcaggttgggttagACATGGGCCAACTAATATTTTTGCGGGCTCCAGGTTGAGGCTGGGCTAACTAGGTTCTGGTCTTATTAAGTCCAGGTCTAGTTCTTAAATCCCCAGACCTGAACCCATGCTTGGGCTAACTAGGTTCTGATCTTGTTAGGTCAAAGTCTAGTTCTTAAATACCAAGACCTGAATCTAGTTGGGATCCAGTATCCATTGGGTTGTCATTAAATCTTTTGATCTAGGTTTTAATTAGGGTTTGGGAAATATAAGGCTTCTATATgtttgggcccacctaatggatggattagatcatgcaCATGTACCACTTTGAAACATGTATATATAAATGGGCTCTTTTATATGTGTGGCGTAGGAAACCTCGTTTTGTTGCTAAAATGATGAATGTGCgtggaatgtatgtgtgtgtgggggTCCCACACAAACACTATAAAAAACCAACCGAACCTGACCAGACCCCTTTTTAAATAGGTCCAAAAGGTGAGACCCAAGCTTGACCCAAATTCTTTAAGGGTGCAAGAGATGGAACCTGGACCTAATGAAAGGTCAGGTTCAGGGTCcaggtacccattgacagccctagtacTAGGCCCATGCTGCACTTGGGTCTTAAGTGTCGGGATGGGTCTAGGGCGGGTCTTGATAGCCCCACCAAACCCAGACCATTACTACACCTACTTGAGTCGTTCCAACTAGAGCTGAGCATCCAGTCAAGTCGGACCGGGTTAGGGTTGACCAGACTCAATCCTAATTTGAAATACACCTGACCCaaattcgactcgactcggtaccaaGTACATCATGCCTcactcgatccaactcgatttGAGTCGGGTCTGGCCTGAACTAATCCGGACTAAGTCTGACCCAGTCATAGgtaccaagtcgagttgagtaaGCACCAAGTCAGTTCGGATGCAATGAGTATCCACGAGctgaattgcagcctctccatcaactaTAGGACATCTCAAATTTGAAacatcaaatctctctctctatatatatatgtgtgtgtgtgtgtgttttgaatCGAGTCGGGTCAGTACCAAGTTTgattttggatcgagtcgagtcgactcgagcTATTGGGTGaccccaactcgactcagtttgaatttGGATTGGACGAAGTTTACCATTTGGTTCGGATCGAGCTGGGTTTAAATGAGTCGGACGAGCCAAGTTTGCCGAGTCGAGTCGTCCGTGCATCTAGTTCCAACTCCTCTTTCAAAATTTAACTGCCTCTCCTTGGTAAGCAATCCAggccgttaatctatttttcctACGTGTATGGattaaattttgagaaaaatctCATTCATAGAAGAATTTTTCACATTTCTATTTGTGCCATCTGATAGACGGTTaggaagagaaatacaacaacaaTCCATATTTTCATCTGAAAGGTTCTCGTCATATGttatcttccaatctggaataATTTTATGTCTTCTCTATCAGCGGTGGGCCCTACattccaacggtctagattactaaaccatggaccccacttgccaGAACTGAAGACGCATGTATATTGTGCGAGGATTGGAGCCTgcgtatcatataattcctcttttcaaattacgCAGGGGTGCGTAGAGTGATTAACGTACGCGCCCTTGCAGCTTCCTCTCTAATGAACTATTTCCGTTGCTCTTCTTCAACGGCATTTAAATTCCGAAATTCTCATCTTTTCATCAAATCCgttaaaaatcacatttttcctGCACATCTGATCAGATCAGATCATACCCATTTCTGCATTTCCTTGAATTCTTCTCTCCATTCCATTTCTAGAAACACCCACAAAGTGTTCGACGAAAGTCCTCAACGAATTCCTTGGACTCGACTTTCCCGCCATTCATCCGATTCAGTAGAACCAGCGACTTCATCCTTCTCTGATTCCTCATGTTCCTCCTTCGAATCAATTTCCAGAAACACCCAAAAACCGTTCAACGAAATTCCTCATCAAAGTGCTCAGGCTGAAAAATCAgcccaagtgtttgatgaaacgacGGAGAGAAATGTAATTTCTTGGACAGCGAAAATGTCCAGCTTTGCTCGAAGTGGTAGAGAAGAACAGGCTATCGGGTGCTTCAAATCCATGCTTCTACATGGGGAGAGACCAAACCATGTGACATTTCTCAGCACCATTCATGCAATCGGTGCAATTGGTTCAGAAGATCTGACGCATGAAATTCATGGGCTCCTGATTAAAATTGGGTTCGAATCAGAACTTTCAGTTGTGACCGCTCTTCTGGGCATTTATTCTTTGCACGGAATATCAGATGCTGTCAAGGTGTTTAATCATATACCCGTAAAGGATTTGATTCTGTGGAGTGCTATGGTAGCAGCTTGTTCGAAGAATGGTCAGTTTGTCAAAGCGATCGAGACTTTCCGCGAAATGCAGCATTTCGGCATAGAACCAAACAACGTCAGCATCTTGAGTGTGCTGAATGCATGTGCTGACCTAGGCGCCTTATCAGCTGGCAAACAAATACATGGGTTCTCTATGAGAAAAGAATTCTCTTTAGACaccaacatccaaaactcactcGTGGATATGTACACGAAATGCGGAGAGTTAGACACTTCAATTCTAGTTTTCGACAGGATCAAGAAGACAGATTTAGTCTCGTGGAacaccatgattttcgggtgtgCAGAAAATGGGCGTCCAAGGAAAGCATTGGCTATGTTTTCCTTGATGTGGTCTTGTTGCATTGCACCGGACGAGACCACTGCCCGGAGTGCATTGTCTGCGTGTTCAAGGATGGGAGAACTTGTGTTCGGGCTAGGACTGCATTCCTACATATTGAAGGATGGGCTCTTGAATTTCATATCGGTCGGAACGGCACTGCTAAAGCTGTATGCAGATTTCAGCGAGGTGGAGACTGCAAGGACTTTGTTCGACAGGCTCCGCCACAAAGATGTCATTGCATGGAGTGCGATGGTCTCAGTCTACGCACGGGCGGGGCACCCAGATCGTGCGGTTGAGATGTTCAAACAGATGCAGATGGCCAATCAGGATCCCAATGAGATCACATTGGTTAGCTTGTTGCAAGCATGCTCTTCAATGGGAGGTCAAGAGCATGGAAAAAGCATTCATGCCCATGTACTGAGAGTTGGGTGCTCTTGCAATGTATTCATCACATCAGCTTTGATTGATTTCTACTGCAGGTTTGGGAGGCTAAGACAGGGGAGGGCCCTGTTTGATCAGGTCCCAAACAGAGATCTTGTTTGTTGGGGCTCTATGATCAACGGCTACGCAATGAACGGCTGTGGTGAAATGGCCCTTGAGGCCTTCTCCAAGATGTTACGATGCggggtgcggcccaatgatgttgTGTTCATATCCATCCTATCAGCTTGCAGTCATTGTGGCCTAGTGGATGAAGGGTGGAGATTGTTTCACTACATGGAAGGGGAGTATGGTATTAAGCCTAGTCTAGTGCATTATGCTTGTATGGTGGATTTGCTCAGTCGATGCGGGCGGGTGGCAGAGGCGTTTGAGTTTGTTAAGGGGATGCCAGTGGAGCCCGATGTGAGTGTCTGGGGAGCTCTGATCGGAGGGTGCCGATCGGGGCAGGACAATGTTGAGGTGGCTGAGGTGGCAGCCAGGCAGCTTATTAGATTGGACCCAGATA from Magnolia sinica isolate HGM2019 chromosome 17, MsV1, whole genome shotgun sequence encodes the following:
- the LOC131231491 gene encoding pentatricopeptide repeat-containing protein At3g57430, chloroplastic-like; its protein translation is MNYFRCSSSTAFKFRNSHLFIKSVKNHIFPAHLIRSDHTHFCISLNSSLHSISRNTHKVFDESPQRIPWTRLSRHSSDSVEPATSSFSDSSCSSFESISRNTQKPFNEIPHQSAQAEKSAQVFDETTERNVISWTAKMSSFARSGREEQAIGCFKSMLLHGERPNHVTFLSTIHAIGAIGSEDLTHEIHGLLIKIGFESELSVVTALLGIYSLHGISDAVKVFNHIPVKDLILWSAMVAACSKNGQFVKAIETFREMQHFGIEPNNVSILSVLNACADLGALSAGKQIHGFSMRKEFSLDTNIQNSLVDMYTKCGELDTSILVFDRIKKTDLVSWNTMIFGCAENGRPRKALAMFSLMWSCCIAPDETTARSALSACSRMGELVFGLGLHSYILKDGLLNFISVGTALLKLYADFSEVETARTLFDRLRHKDVIAWSAMVSVYARAGHPDRAVEMFKQMQMANQDPNEITLVSLLQACSSMGGQEHGKSIHAHVLRVGCSCNVFITSALIDFYCRFGRLRQGRALFDQVPNRDLVCWGSMINGYAMNGCGEMALEAFSKMLRCGVRPNDVVFISILSACSHCGLVDEGWRLFHYMEGEYGIKPSLVHYACMVDLLSRCGRVAEAFEFVKGMPVEPDVSVWGALIGGCRSGQDNVEVAEVAARQLIRLDPDNTSYYVILSNVYAECGRWGDVERLRRIVKEKRLRKTVGYSMVEAS